One part of the Calditerricola satsumensis genome encodes these proteins:
- the csm4 gene encoding type III-A CRISPR-associated RAMP protein Csm4, which produces MMQLVKLRFKAPVHIGEAGLGLEESARIVHSDTLYSAVFQTWLRVFGEAPPEFRLSSAFPFAGERYYFPRPLLPAPGYTNELALKYGKQLKRARFIERKHFVRWIKGEPLDYETLIEETQDLESVMETRVRPHVTLDRRRAASVLYFVGETVFDDRRDAGLFFLVDVQPEDWPRFQTVLTVLGEEGIGGRRSQGYGVFEPEFSGAFAIEQVSDPNAYLTLSLVYPENSEEVRDNLVAYHLVQRTGWLESMEGNLGRRHQRVLMFGEGSLFRRPVRGKLVNVAPPGFAAHPVVYRNGRAFIVGVRREEGNP; this is translated from the coding sequence ATGATGCAGCTGGTGAAACTGCGCTTCAAGGCTCCGGTGCATATCGGTGAAGCCGGATTAGGCCTGGAGGAAAGCGCCCGCATTGTCCATTCCGATACCCTGTACAGCGCCGTTTTCCAGACTTGGCTACGCGTCTTTGGGGAGGCGCCGCCGGAATTCCGTCTTTCCTCGGCCTTTCCCTTTGCGGGGGAGCGGTACTATTTTCCGCGCCCCTTGCTGCCGGCCCCGGGCTATACGAATGAGCTAGCGTTGAAATACGGAAAGCAACTGAAACGCGCGCGATTTATCGAGCGAAAGCATTTTGTGCGATGGATCAAGGGTGAACCGCTGGATTATGAAACGTTGATAGAAGAAACGCAGGATCTGGAATCGGTGATGGAAACCCGGGTGCGACCGCATGTGACCTTGGATCGCCGAAGGGCGGCTTCGGTTCTGTATTTCGTTGGTGAGACGGTTTTTGATGACCGTCGCGATGCCGGCCTGTTCTTTCTGGTTGATGTTCAACCGGAAGACTGGCCTCGTTTTCAGACGGTCCTCACGGTATTGGGAGAGGAAGGAATTGGTGGTCGGCGGAGCCAAGGATATGGGGTTTTTGAACCGGAATTTTCCGGTGCATTTGCCATCGAGCAGGTTTCGGATCCCAATGCCTATTTGACGCTTTCTCTCGTGTATCCGGAGAACTCGGAAGAGGTGCGCGACAACCTGGTGGCCTATCATTTGGTGCAACGTACCGGCTGGTTGGAGAGCATGGAGGGAAATCTCGGCCGGCGTCATCAGCGGGTCCTCATGTTTGGGGAAGGGAGCCTATTCAGGAGGCCGGTCCGCGGAAAATTGGTGAATGTGGCTCCCCCAGGCTTTGCTGCCCATCCGGTGGTTTATCGGAATGGCCGGGCGTTTATCGTCGGCGTAAGACGGGAGGAAGGAAACCCGTGA
- the csm3 gene encoding type III-A CRISPR-associated RAMP protein Csm3, which produces MTGMKGNSFAGKLLIEGEIECLTGLHIGSSRETSDIGGVDLLVIRDPVTREPYIPGSSLKGKLRSLLERYRHALEPEKYRFIRKMKVGDVEVHLHECGEKTCVICRLFGVSRTKGIVETNLPAALYVRDARLTNASKQKLSEMESGYYLTEVKFENALDRITCAANPRQIERVPRGAQFHFQMVYNVWEKTASANMEEDVNEIFTGLQLLEDDYLGGHGSRGYGQVRFVNLHVYWRSLEYYQGKEEEQAWRAEPEQPLKDVACAVTSWLTSLQRPEERA; this is translated from the coding sequence ATGACCGGAATGAAAGGGAACAGCTTCGCAGGCAAGCTATTGATTGAGGGCGAGATTGAATGTCTCACCGGCCTCCATATCGGAAGCAGCCGTGAGACGAGTGACATCGGGGGAGTTGACTTGTTGGTTATTCGCGATCCGGTCACGCGTGAACCCTATATCCCCGGTAGCTCGTTGAAAGGAAAACTGCGCAGTCTATTGGAACGCTATCGTCATGCGCTGGAACCGGAAAAATACAGGTTTATCCGCAAGATGAAAGTCGGCGATGTGGAAGTTCATCTTCACGAATGCGGAGAAAAAACGTGTGTTATCTGTAGGCTATTTGGCGTGAGCCGTACAAAAGGCATTGTGGAAACCAATTTGCCGGCTGCGCTCTATGTGCGGGACGCGCGCTTAACAAATGCGAGCAAACAAAAGCTATCGGAGATGGAAAGCGGCTATTACTTGACCGAAGTGAAGTTTGAAAATGCCCTGGACCGAATTACCTGTGCCGCCAATCCGCGGCAGATTGAGCGAGTTCCACGGGGGGCGCAGTTTCACTTTCAAATGGTGTATAACGTCTGGGAAAAAACAGCGTCTGCAAACATGGAAGAAGATGTGAACGAAATTTTTACTGGTCTGCAGCTGTTGGAAGACGACTATCTCGGCGGGCACGGCTCACGCGGTTACGGGCAGGTTCGATTTGTGAATCTCCACGTGTATTGGCGCAGCCTGGAATATTACCAGGGCAAGGAAGAGGAACAGGCTTGGCGTGCGGAGCCCGAGCAACCTCTTAAGGACGTGGCATGCGCGGTAACGAGTTGGCTGACTTCGCTTCAGCGACCGGAGGAAAGAGCATGA